The genomic DNA CGGATAGTTTCGGTTTTACATCCCGTTGTCTGTGATAATTGTGATCATACACTTTATAGTTGCCATAGCGGTCGAGTACGGTGATTTCGTTGCTGGAGATGAGTGCAAATTCTCGGGCATCACCGGCCATTGTCCAACGGCGTTTTTTGCTATCAAATAAGTTTTTACCACTACTAAAATCAACGGGGTTGGAGGTAATGCCCAGTAGATCTTGCATTAAGGTTACGGATAAATCTAAGTGACTGGTGGTGTGGTTATACTCATGGGCCTCTTTATTTGGCCAGTGTATTACCATCGGTACGTGCAATTGGTATTTACTGTAGTTGCTGTTGGCACCCCAAGTGTTGCTATTGGTTTCGTTAAATTCCCAGCCATGGTCGGAGGTAATGACGACTACGGTATTTTCCAACAACTGTTGCTGCTGCAAGGTATCGATAATTTGTGCAATAGAGCGATCCACTTTACTGCTAGTGGTGTTGTAGGCTTTACGCAATACTGCTTTAGCGTCTTTTCCTGAAATGTCATCCACATGCTCCTCAAATTGTTGCATTTGAGTAAGGTGTACAACGCTAAACCAATTTTTATTGGTTTCGTCAGTTAGCCATTTTTGCCAATTATTGATGGCGTTTTGGTCTGATGAGGTGTGCACTTCGGTTAGGTCATCGCGATGGCCGTGGAAGATCACATCATCGTACACATTAGATGAGAAATCATCGCCGCTAAATAATCCTAAATCATAATTTCGATAGAGCAGTTGTTGGATAAACAAGGGCTCGGTTTCAAAATGACGAATACTGGCGGAATAGGTAGCAGGAATACCATAAAACAAGCCAAAGGTGGCTGAGTCATCATTTCCTGAGCTAAGGTGCTGGCTAAAGTTTTGATTGTCTAATGCAAATTGCTTCAGCGTCGGCATGGCTTGCTCATTCACGCTGTCGGCGCGAAGGTCCTCTACCATCACTAACAATAAATTGTAGTTGTGGCTTTTATCGTTATTTATTTTTAACGTTTCTAAAGGGTAGGCAAGTACTTCGCTACTGGCATCGCCACGCTCAATGCGTTGTTGGTACTCTTGCTTATCAAACCAACCTTGGCGCTCCAAGAAGGTTTTTGCCGTCATAGGATAAGAAAGCGGAAAGTTGGCTCGTTGATTAGTGATCGGATTGTAGAAAGTAGCATCAGCCCAAATATAAATTAAATGGCTAAAAATGAATCCGACAAAAAAGACCACGGCAATAGGGCGACCAATGCGCTTGTGAGAGAGCTTTCTTTGTTTACGCCATACCCACTCTGCAAGCGCCAGCTGTACAAAAAAGATAATAGGGACAAGAACAAATAAAGTTTGCCATTTGGCATTGATGGCATTTTTGTCATCACTTAACAGCAACTCCCAAACAATGGGGTTAAGGTGTAAGTTGAGTTCTTGATACGCTTGAGTATCCAGTAACAGTACTGTTAAACCTATAGTACTTGCCAGCACACCTAAAATCCGGAACAGCTTAAAGTTCGGGACGATGAAGGTGAGAGGGAACAGACAGAGTACGTATAAACCGAATACTAAAAAGCCAAAGTGGCCAACCCAAGATGAGGTTAGGTATAATTGGCCTAAAAAAGTTTCAGGCCAAGGAGATTCGGCGATATAACGCGTACCAACAAGCATAGCGATGATGACATTGAAAAAACTAAACCAATGTCCCCAACTAACCAGCCTTGATACTCGTTCTGCGTAAGAGTTGCCGCTATTTACCATGAATAATCGTTCTTGTTATTTATTATTAGTCGTCAACAGAGGCAATTAATGCATCTGAAAAAGTTTTCGCTATGGCTTTTCTTTGTCCCTTGGCCACGTTTTGATTTAGAACATTTGTTGCGATATTACCAACCAACATCAAGCTCAGTTCAGGAGTGGACTTGTGCTTCTCTAGAACGGTAGCAATTTCAGCTAACATGGTTTCAATTTTTTCGTCACTGTATTTGGATGTAATAGGCATAGTTACTCTGCTA from Vibrio rarus includes the following:
- a CDS encoding DUF3413 domain-containing protein, which codes for MVNSGNSYAERVSRLVSWGHWFSFFNVIIAMLVGTRYIAESPWPETFLGQLYLTSSWVGHFGFLVFGLYVLCLFPLTFIVPNFKLFRILGVLASTIGLTVLLLDTQAYQELNLHLNPIVWELLLSDDKNAINAKWQTLFVLVPIIFFVQLALAEWVWRKQRKLSHKRIGRPIAVVFFVGFIFSHLIYIWADATFYNPITNQRANFPLSYPMTAKTFLERQGWFDKQEYQQRIERGDASSEVLAYPLETLKINNDKSHNYNLLLVMVEDLRADSVNEQAMPTLKQFALDNQNFSQHLSSGNDDSATFGLFYGIPATYSASIRHFETEPLFIQQLLYRNYDLGLFSGDDFSSNVYDDVIFHGHRDDLTEVHTSSDQNAINNWQKWLTDETNKNWFSVVHLTQMQQFEEHVDDISGKDAKAVLRKAYNTTSSKVDRSIAQIIDTLQQQQLLENTVVVITSDHGWEFNETNSNTWGANSNYSKYQLHVPMVIHWPNKEAHEYNHTTSHLDLSVTLMQDLLGITSNPVDFSSGKNLFDSKKRRWTMAGDAREFALISSNEITVLDRYGNYKVYDHNYHRQRDVKPKLSVIMQGLSETKRFYEQN
- a CDS encoding YejL family protein, whose translation is MPITSKYSDEKIETMLAEIATVLEKHKSTPELSLMLVGNIATNVLNQNVAKGQRKAIAKTFSDALIASVDD